In Nymphaea colorata isolate Beijing-Zhang1983 chromosome 5, ASM883128v2, whole genome shotgun sequence, one genomic interval encodes:
- the LOC116255217 gene encoding uncharacterized protein LOC116255217: MSLLIHDIKEIIKKKYGGILPKKPPLISKDHEHAFFDSADWALGKQGAQEDHKKGPLEALRPKLQPTPQEVRSRRSAYAPTDGEGKFFR; encoded by the exons ATGTCACTCTTAATTCATGATATCA AAGAGATAATCAAGAAGAAATATGGAGGAATTTTACCCAAGAAACCTCCATTGATATCCAAG GACCATGAACATGCATTTTTTGATTCAGCTGATTGGGCATTAGGAAAG CAAGGGGCACAGGAAGATCACAAAAAGGGACCACTCGAAGCTCTTCGGCCAAAATTGCAG CCCACACCTCAGGAAGTACGGTCCAGGCGATCTGCGTATGCTCCTACAGATGGAGAAG GGAAATTCTTCAGATAA